In Apus apus isolate bApuApu2 chromosome 5, bApuApu2.pri.cur, whole genome shotgun sequence, the following are encoded in one genomic region:
- the LOC127385361 gene encoding uncharacterized protein LOC127385361 has translation MEPGEKQHKDFIAVTLLGKRCLPRKIGITGSCPNLVMSESEAHKEKGGDVVSIAVQLGRTHQSLCLVPSTEGDDHSSKSAPQDWRSCLQVQIEEAESGGTAHSMGSLAWASHSCALRSSPTPAAPLPCSVDSPSKAKLSSCFSVFSLPSWGSKLNSSLLPHASSKKSLRGSWKKNPHREEPTCPKPGEPACFPFTGPIIARITDCIYLGNLNAAYSGQALCTNSIDSIIDMSSLPSDHSLSIIPCTCRRGGFRHSWSRLKVDIQAPLRGDHHKMGQPCFRDINECIEASLEKGKRVLIHCRDGYSLGPTCVIQYLMVKHSMRLLAAYEFVRARYPLNIQECHQDLLVGLEMSLQPGGINITCLKHSLSRKMAWS, from the exons ATGGAGCcaggggagaagcagcacaagGATTTCATCGCTGTCACGTTGCTGGGCAAAAGGTGCCTCCCCAGGAAAATTGGCATTACAG GCTCTTGTCCAAACTTGGTGATGAGTGAAAGTGAAGCACACAAAGAGAAGGGTGGGGATGTGGTGTCCATAGCTGTGCAGCTCGGCAGGACACACCAGTCACTCTGCTTAGTGCCTTCCACAGAAGGGGATGACCACTCCAGCAAGTCGGCACCCCAGGACTGGCGAAGCTGTCTGCAGGTCCAG ataGAAGAGGCTGAGAGTGGAGGGACAGCCCATAGCATGGGGTCCCTGGCATGGGCATCCCATTCTTGTGCCCTCAGATCTAGTCCcacccctgctgctcccctgccctgtTCAGTGGACTCCCCATCCAAGGCCAagctctccagctgcttctctgtcttCTCGCTGCCATCATGGGGCTCCAAGCTCAAttccagcctcctgccccaTGCCAGCTCCAAGAAATCCCTCAGGGGGAGCTGGAAGAAGAACCCACATCGTGAGGAGCCCACTTGTCCAAAACCAGGAGAGCCTGCCTGCTTCCCCTTCACGGGACCCATCATCGCTCGGATAACTGACTGCATCTATCTGGGGAACCTCAACGCTGCCTACAGCGGGCAGGCGCTCTGCACCAACAGCATCGACAGCATCATTGACATGAGCAGCCTGCCCAGCGACCACAGCCTGAGCATCATCCCCTGCACGTGCCGAAGGGGAGGGTTCAGGCACAGCTGGTCACGCCTCAAAGTCGACATTCAGGCTCCACTCCGTGGGGATCACCACAAAATGGGACAACCCTGCTTCCGGGACATCAACGAGTGCATTGAAGCCTCACTGGAGAAAGGGAAGCGTGTCCTCATCCACTGCAGGGATGGTTACTCTCTAGGTCCTACTTGCGTCATTCAATACCTGATGGTCAAGCACAGCAtgaggctgctggcagcctATGAGTTTGTGAGGGCACGGTACCCACTGAACATCCAGGAGTGTCATCAGGACCTCCTGGTGGGtttggagatgtccctgcagcctggaggcATCAACATCACGTGCCTGAAGCACTCCCTGTCAAGGAAGATGGCATGGAGCTAA